Proteins encoded within one genomic window of Gallus gallus isolate bGalGal1 chromosome 1, bGalGal1.mat.broiler.GRCg7b, whole genome shotgun sequence:
- the TTF2 gene encoding transcription termination factor 2, giving the protein MEAVVCAEHGSLCLLKTGVRDGPNKGKSFYVCGAQGPAPCGFVLPADIPPSYCLVHEGYVVELQILVPQQHADEYQLFYRCANSKLNGKKWCGSVPWQDSKATKASKKSESQPKKAPVFNPSGQRNPFKVIDKNCEASSWKQIKRGSGEECKAKGVEAEKDNVVESHKEKKSTSGSSTEKEDLEELKTVKKQSKECRSDPELKESAVSESKLCLSETWKGKNTHQDKEKYGGSVRESKKSEHVEKEPGGRSELFPVSFEKQSTSSKSPEKEQFRDKSLKNCGDREAREKECIGGKNGEMKPIPKENTTSTTVPQAASQHALLKPGAGAAPSKTQVRPSLEKPADGVSDSDRDKVVLVYSSSNEGEPKKSVEGLLPRVVPAGTSGKSTQETSLLRAAASLHMEGPRDPKALRNHLEIQLRQKKSTLATVNIQVLPDKGQRLVKEVQDLEAALSALNISTTDTIEKGENSASGGRCGEPLPNSFSRPGGTKLITPLPLGDHKAGTSSSSHSHPSAAALGSSEYFGHGFGMNSGVQNLYGGRMTEVRIRAVHSAISDAINHLHKSLESCPAEQTVAEDPSGLKVPLLLHQRQALAWLLWRESQRPCGGILADDMGLGKTLTMIALILTQKQMKTEKGSKKLEVWLSRNDSTVIPSCSTLIICPASLIHHWKKEIDRHVSFGKLRVYLYHGPNREKHAEVLSEYDIVVTTYSLLSKEVPTSKEEGEFPAKDHEVGSGSSACSPLLRVAWARVILDEAHTIKNPKVQTSIAVCKLRANARWAVTGTPIQNNLLDMYSLLRFLRCSPFDEYKVWKYQVDNNTKKGGDRLSLLTRSLLLRRTKDQLDSTGKPLVSLPQRSMQLHQLKLSAEELSVYNVLFARSRSTLQSYLKRQEQKNESREHAGSNPFEKVAQDFGCSQKEFLASSQSAVQVSSTAHVLSMLLRLRQCCCHLSLLKVALDQANLANEGLSLSIEEQLSALTLSELQTPDSKSTVYLNGTAFNTDLFEISKESTKVSHLLAELKTIQSCSETQKSVVVSQWTSMLKVVAVHLQRLGLKYSMLDGSVNPKQRMDVVEEFNNNPKGPQVMLVSLLAGGVGLNLTGGNHLFLLDMHWNPALEDQACDRIYRVGQKKDVVIHRFVCEGTVEEKILQLQTRKKGLAQQVLAGKGETSKLTLADLKTLFGI; this is encoded by the exons ATGGAGGCTGTTGTGTGCGCGGAGCACG GCTCCCTCTGCCTTCTGAAGACCGGCGTCCGCGATGGCCCCAACAAGGGGAAGAGCTTCTACGTGTGCGGGGCGCAGGGCCCGGCGCCGTGCGGCTTCGTTCTGCCGGCTGA TATTCCTCCTTCGTACTGTTTGGTCCATGAGGGGTACGTGGTGGAGCTGCAAATCCTGGTCCCGCAGCAGCACGCAGATGAGTACCA GTTGTTTTACCGATGTGCTAACAGTAAGTTGAATGGGAAGAAATGGTGTGGAAGTGTGCCATGGCAG GATTCAAAAGCTACCAAAGCATCAAAAAAGTCAGAATCACAGCCCAAGAAGGCACCTGTCTTCAATCCCAGTGGCCAAAGAAATCCGTTCAAAGTGATAGACAAGAATTGTGAAGCATCATCCTGGAAACAAATTAAGCGAGGCAGCGGAGAGGAATGTAAAGCAAAAGGAGTTGAAGCAGAGAAGGATAATGTGGTGGAGTCacataaagaaaagaagtccACCTCTGGTTCctccacagagaaggaagatctAGAAGAGCTGAAAACTGTAAAGAAACAATCCAAGGAATGTAGGAGTGATCCAGAACTTAAGGAAAGTGCCGTATCTGAATCTAAGCTTTGTCTTTCTGAGActtggaaagggaaaaacacCCATCAGGATAAAGAGAAGTATGGAGGAAGTGTCAGGGAATCCAAGAAATCTGAACATGTGGAGAAAGAGCCAGGTGGCAGATCTGAACTCTTCCCAGTcagttttgaaaagcaaagTACAAGTAGCaagtctccagagaaggagcagTTCAGGGATAAAAGCTTAAAAAACTGTGGGGATAGAGAAGCCAGAGAGAAAGAATGCATTGGTGGGAAGAATGGAGAGATGAAACCAATACCTAAAGAAAACACGACTTCCACAACAGTACCACAAGCAGCATCACAACATGCTCTCCTAAAGCCAGGAGCAGGGGCAGCACCATCCAAGACACAAGTCAGGCCAAGTCTGGAAAAGCCTGCTGATGGAGTTTCTGACAGCGACCGTGATAAAGTAGTACTTGTTTATTCCTCATCGAATGAAGGTGAACCTAAGAAATCAGTTGAGGGTTTGCTACCAAGAGTTGTTCCTGCAGGAACATCAGGGAAGAGTACCCAGGAGACATCTTTGCTACGAGCTGCAGCATCACTTCACATGGAAGGACCCCGAGACCCTAAGGCTCTTCGTAACCATCTTGAAatccagctgaggcagaagAAG agTACCTTGGCTACGGTGAACATTCAGGTGCTGCCAGATAAAGGGCAACGGTTAGTAAAGGAAGTACAGGATTTGGAAGCTGCACTCAGTGCTCTTAACATTTCAACGACAGATACTATAGAAAAAG GGGAGAACAGTGCAAGCGGTGGCCGTTGTGGGGAACCTTTGCCGAACTCATTCAGCAGACCGGGTGGTACAAAGCTGATAACGCCACTGCCTCTTGGGGATCATAAGGCAGGGACCTCTTCAAGCTCACACAGtcacccctctgctgctgccttgggTTCCAGTGAATATTTTGGCCATGGTTTTGGAA TGAACTCTGGCGTGCAGAATCTGTATGGAGGAAGAATGACAGAAGTCCGAATTAGGGCCGTGCACAGCGCAATAAGTGATGCTATTAATCATCTTCACAAATCTCTAGAATCCTGTCCAGCAGAGCAGACAGTAGCTGAGGATCCCTCCGGTTTGAAA GTTCCGTTGCTGCTGCACCAGAGACAAGCGCTCGCATGGCTGCTCTGGAGAGAGAGTCAAAGGCCGTGTGGAGGAATTCTGG CGGATGACATGGGCCTGGGGAAGACTCTAACGATGATTGCTCTAATTCTGACCCAGAAGCAGATGaagacagagaagggcagcaagaaGTTAGAAGTGTGGCTGTCCAGAAATG ATTCTACTGTTATCCCTTCATGCAGCACTTTGATCATTTGTCCTGCATCCTTGATCCATCACTGGAAGAAGGAGATTGACAGACATGTGAGCTTTGGAAAACTGAGGGTCTACTTGTACCATGGgccaaacagagaaaaacatgcaGAGGT GCTCTCTGAGTATGATATTGTTGTCACAACCTACAGCCTTCTCTCTAAGGAGGTTCCCACAAGCAAAGAGGAGGGGGAATTCCCTGCTAAGGACCATGAAGTGGGG agtgGGTCATCTGCctgttcccctctgctcagagTAGCTTGGGCTCGAGTTATATTGGATGAAGCTCATACTATTAAAAATCCAAAGGTTCAAACCTCCATAGCTGTGTGCAAGCTGAGAGCCAATGCCAGATGGGCTGTCACTGGGACACCAATACAGAACAACTTATTGGACATGTACTCTCTTCTGAG GTTCCTACGTTGCTCTCCTTTTGATGAATACAAGGTGTGGAAATACCAGGTAGATAACAACACTAAGAAGGGAGGAGATAGGCTAAGCCTTTTAACTAGGAGCCTCTTATTACGGAGAACTAAGGACCAGCTGGATTCAACTGGAAAGCCCCTG GTATCTTTGCCACAGCGTAGCATGCAGTTGCATCAGTTAAAACTTTCAGCAGAGGAGCTATCCGTATACAATGTACTCTTTGCAAGATCCAG GTCAACACTGCAGTCCTACCTAAAGCGgcaagagcagaaaaatgaaagcagagagcaTGCTGGGAGTAACCCATTCGAGAAAG TTGCACAAGATTTTGGGTGCAGTCAAAAGGAATTTCTAGCAAGCTCTCAAAGTGCTGTCCAAGTCTCAAGTACTGCCCACGTCTTGTCTATGCTGTTGAGGCTCCgtcagtgctgctgccatctctccTTACTGAAAGTG GCTCTGGACCAAGCTAATTTGGCCAATGAAGGCCTTTCTCTCTCCATTGAGGAACAACTTAGTGCTTTGACCCTGTCTGAGCTCCAGACTCCTGATTCAAAGTCAACAGTCTACCTCAATGGCACAGCTTTTAATACAGATCTCTTTGAAATCAGCAAGGAGAGCACCAAG gtaTCTCACCTCTTAGCTGAACTGAAAACTATTCAGAGTTGCTCAGAGACTCAGAAAAG TGTTGTTGTGTCTCAGTGGACGAGCATGCTGAAAGTTGTGGCTGTGCACCTCCAGAGACTAGGGCTGAAGTATTCAATGCTGGATGGCTCTGTTAATCCTAAACAGAGAATGGATGTGGTAGAAGAGTTCAATAACAATCCCAAAGGGCCTCAG GTAATGTTGGTCTCTTTGTTGGCTGGAGGTGTTGGCCTGAACTTGACTGGAGGAAACCACCTGTTTCTCCTTGACATGCActg GAATCCTGCACTCGAGGACCAGGCCTGTGACCGCATTTACCGAGTGGGGCAGAAGAAGGATGTTGTGATACACAG GTTTGTCTGTGAAGGAACAGTAGAAGAAAAGATCCTACAGCTCCAGACCAGGAAGAAAGGTCTCGCCCAACAGGTGCTTGCAGGCAAAGGGGAAACCTCCAAGCTCACTCTGGCTGACCTCAAAACTCTCTTTGGCATCTAA